In one window of Legionella fallonii LLAP-10 DNA:
- the infC gene encoding translation initiation factor IF-3: MSAPTKRENDRARINEQITVPEVRLIDVDGNQAGIVSTREALRAAEEDGLDLVEISPTAKPPVCRIMDYGKFVFELNKKQAEARKKQKQIQVKELKFRPTTEDGDYQVKLRNLIRFLNHGDKVKITLRFRGREMAHQELGMKILERLQADTAEFAIVEQHAKREGRQLLMVLAPKKTK, encoded by the coding sequence ATGAACAGATCACTGTACCTGAGGTACGCTTAATTGATGTCGATGGTAACCAGGCAGGAATTGTATCTACAAGGGAAGCATTACGTGCAGCAGAAGAGGATGGGTTGGATTTAGTGGAGATATCTCCCACTGCCAAGCCGCCAGTTTGCCGTATAATGGACTATGGTAAGTTTGTCTTTGAACTGAATAAAAAACAAGCTGAAGCAAGGAAAAAGCAAAAGCAAATTCAGGTTAAAGAACTAAAATTCCGTCCTACGACGGAAGATGGAGATTATCAGGTCAAGCTACGCAACCTGATCCGTTTCCTGAATCATGGTGATAAGGTCAAAATTACACTACGTTTTCGTGGTCGTGAAATGGCTCATCAGGAACTTGGTATGAAAATTCTGGAGCGTTTACAGGCAGATACTGCTGAATTTGCAATAGTTGAGCAACATGCTAAACGCGAAGGAAGACAATTACTGATGGTATTAGCACCTAAAAAAACTAAATAA
- the rpmI gene encoding 50S ribosomal protein L35 — MPKLKSHRGASKRFRKTASGAIKRRGAYRNHILTKKSTKQKRHLRVGASRLKSCDARLAERMLHGS, encoded by the coding sequence ATGCCAAAGTTAAAGTCACATCGTGGAGCGTCTAAACGCTTCCGTAAGACAGCAAGTGGCGCGATTAAACGTCGTGGTGCTTATAGGAATCATATCCTCACTAAAAAATCTACTAAACAAAAACGCCACTTACGCGTAGGTGCAAGCAGATTAAAGTCATGCGATGCTCGTTTAGCAGAGCGTATGTTGCACGGTAGTTAA